TCACGGCAGGGCCGAGCCTTCCAAGGGCACCggcctttctttccttttcttcttccaaagcAGCTTCGGGTTTGCCAGGAGAGATGTCCCGTTCTTCGGGGACACGAGGGGACACGGCCCAAgggaagcgtccaaggccaggctggatggggcttggagcgcTCCGGGacaagtgcaaggtcctgcccCGGGCACTGGGTGGAACGGGATGAACTTTAGGGTTTCTTCCAGCCCCAACAATCCCATGATTTTATGGCGCTGTGGGCCGTGAGACGCCCTTTGCCTTCTCATCCTCATCTCTCGCCAGAGCTCAACCCTCGCTCCCGCAGTTTGGGGTGCAGGGTCGCTCCCTGATCCCGCCAGGGCAGGAGACGGTCAAACCCCTTCCCTAATCccggctgctgcaggcagagcaggactcGGGACCggctttgcagggctcaggcGCAGCTCCGCAGGGCGGCCCCAAGGCAGAGGGACCCCAGCAGCCGCTCCTGGAAGCGATCGGAGGCTCGGCTGCCAGCGCAGGGAGCCCAGCCCGGGCTCTCGGGAGGGCCCCGGCTGGCAGAGCCGTTTCTCGGCTTCGTGATTCACGGCGGTCCCCGGGGAGCTGCAGGATAAACAACAGCGCCGGCCAAATGATTGTTTAGGGCTGGTTTGTCCTCGGCTCGCCGCTCAGCGGGGCTCGGGGAGCTCGGGAAGAGCCCCCAGAGGAGCCCCCGGGCAGCGGCGGAGGAGCGTGGAAGAGGAGCTGAGTTTGGAGATTCGCCCGGGTTAGCAGCAATTCAGGGGCTGGGGGTTTCCAACAGGAGTGAAGTTTGGTGCGGTCCGGGCAGACCTGCCGGAGGCGTGATGGTGATGGGGTCGCAGCACTTCAGGGGCTCCCCAGGAGTGgggattttgggaaaggagagggtGGGAAAGGGATTGTtgccctcctgggctggctgagccGGAGCCTGGCTGCAGACCCAGCCTGGACACTTCCGtgccagcttctccagctcGGGCTCAGCAGTTTCTCGGAGCCCTTgggaaggcagggcagggcagggcccaggggcaggcagggaccGGGATCAGCATCAGTCGTGCTGAGGGAAGGGCGCAGCGAGCTGTCCTCGCACTGCgtccccacagcccttcccaaacCGGACCTGGACGGTCCTGGCAGCTTCACCGAGCCCTGCTGGGAAAACTCTGCTTCTTTTGAGGGATGAGGGATCCCGAGGAGGTGGGAAcaaccccacagccccagcgGGAATCCGGTGGCCTCTGAGGTGCCTCTCCCTCTGGGCtcggaggggcagagggagcagcgCCGAGTGCCAGCCCTATAAATAGAGAGAGCCACGCGCCGCTGATTAATTCCCCCGTGCCGGCTGCCAGCTCCAGAGGCGTTCCAGACCTTTGGCTGAGCTCCGGGAGCGCTGGCCAGGGCAGAGGCCGCTCtctttgggaaagggaaaagccgGAATGCCGAGCTCCGAGTGCCCGGGCAGAGGGCAGCCCCGATCCCTGATCCCTGTGCTGCCAGTCCCGCTCTCCTCGGCACTTTGGGGGACCGGGGCCAGCCTCCCCCGGcccagctgcacacacagcGAGGAACGGAGGGtgtctggagggaagggggctgCAAAAGCCGGGATGCGAAAGAggaagggcagaggggcagacgGGCGGCTCTGCTGCCGGCTGGGACGGCTGAGGCGTGGCTGCAACGTATTGTTCCTGTCTGGGACCGGGGGCACAGcggctgtgtgctcctgtcacacggggctgtgtgctcctgtcacaggcacagggctgtgtgctcctgtcacacaggggctgtgtgctcctgtcacacaggggctgtgtgctcctgtcacacggggctgtgtgctcctgtcacaggcacagggctgtgtgctcctgtcacacaggggctgtgtgctcctgtcacacaggggctgtgtgctcctgtcacacaggggctgtgtgctcctgtcacacggggctgtgtgctcctgtcacaggcacagggctgtgtgctcctgtcacacagggctgtgtgctcctgtcacaggcacagggctgtgtgctcctgtcacacaggggctgtgtgctcctgtcacacaggggctgtgtgctcctgtcacacaggggctgtgtgctcctgtcacacaggggctgtgtgctcctgtcacacagggctgtgtgctcctgtcacacagggctgtgtgctcctgtcacacggggctgtgtgctcctgtcacaggcacagggctgtgtgctcctgtcacacaggggctgtgtgctcctgtcacacaggggctgtgtgctcctgtcacacagggctgtgtgctcctgtcacacagggctgtgtgctcctgtcacaggcacagggctgtgtgctcctgtcacacaggggctgtgtgctcctgtcacacaggggctgtgtgctcctgtcacacaggggctgtgtgctcctgtcacacaggggctgtgtgctcctgtcacacaggggctgtgtgctcctgtcacacaggggctgtgtgctcctgtcacaggcacagggctgtgtgctcctgtcacacaggggctgtgtgctcctgtcacaggcacagggctgtgtgctcctgtcacacaggggctgtgtgctcctgtcacacaggggctgtgtgctcctgtcacaggcacagggctgtgtgctcctgtcacacaggggctgtgtgctcctgtcacacagggctgtgtgctcctgtcacacaggggctgtgtgctcctgtcacaggcacagggctgtgtgctcctgtcacaggcacaggggctgtgtgctcctgtcacacagggctgtgtgctcctgtcacacagggctgtgtgctcctgtcacaggcacagggctgtgtgctcctgtcacaggcacaggggctgtgtgctcctgtcacacagggctgtgtgctcctgtcacacaggggctgtgtgctcctgtcacacagggctgtgtgctcctgtcacacagggctgtgtgctcctgtcacaggcacagggctgtgtgctcctgtcacacagggctgtgtgctcctgtcacaggggctgtgtgctcctgtcacacagggctgtgtgctcctgtcacacaggggctgtgtgctcctgtcacaggcacagggctgtgtgctcctgtcacacagggctgtgtgctcctgtcacaggggctgtgtgctcctgtcacacagggctgtgtgctcctgtcacaggcacagggctgtgtgctcctgtcacacagggctgtgtgctcctgtcacacagggctgtgtgctcctgtcacacaggggctgtgtgctcctgtcacacagggctgtgtgctcctgtcacaggggctgtgtgctcctgtcacaggggctgtgtgctcctgtcacacagggctgtgtgctcctgtcacaggcacagggctgtgtgctcctgtcacaggcacaggggctgtgtgctcctgtcacaggcacaggggctgtgtgctcctgtcacacaggggctgtgtgctcctgtcacacaggggctgtgtgctcctgtcacacaggggctgtgtgctcctgtcacacagggctgtgtgctcctgtcacacaggggctgtgtgctcctgtcacacaggggctgtgtgctcctgtcacacaggggctgtgtgctcctgtcacacaggggctgtgtgctcctgtcacacagggactgtgtgctcctgtcacacaggggctgtgtgctcctgtcacacaggggctgtgtgctcctgtcacacaggggctgtgtgctcctgtcacacagggctgtgtgctcctgtcacaggcacagggctgtgtgctcctgtcacaggcacaggggctgtgtgctcctgtcacacaggggctgtgtgctcctgtcacacaggggctgtgtgctcctgtcacacaggggTTGTGGCTTTGGGTGAGCCTTTCCCCTGTCACACCTGGCCTTTGGCCTGGGATCCACACTCTGCTCATCCTTCTGGTGATCTGCACCTTGCCCATCCCTCCTGGTATCCAAATTCTGTCCATCCTTCTTGGGATCCACACCCTGTCCATCCTCTTGGGATCCAAACCTTTTCCATCCTTCTGGGGATCTAAACCCTTTCTATCCTTCCTGAGGATCCAAATCCTGTCCATCCTTCTGGAGATCCACAccctgcccatccctcctgAGGATCCAAACCCTATCCATCCCTCCTGAGGATCCCAACCCTCTCCATCCTTCTTGGGATCCGAACCATTTCCATCCTTCTGGAGATCCAAACCCTGTCCATCcctcctggctctgggcaggATCCAAATCTCCCCGCTATTTCCTGGATCTGTTCCCAGGGTGGGCGAGGGACccctcatccctcatccctcaGCTGGGACGCGGCAGGCGCTGGGATTCTGGAAGGCGGCGCTCAGAGCCGAGGCGCTCCCAGCTCCCCCTCCTGCAATCCCAGCTCTGGAAACAATTCCCCTGCTTCCTCTCTGCATTGTGCAGCTCTCGCGTCCCCGGGGACCCCGGGGACAATAGCTGGAGCCCGGGAGCCGCCTgtcccctttcccagccctcccGGAGGGCCCCAGCTCCGCGTCCCGGTTTTCCTCGGCGCTCCAAGGGcacgggaagggaagggatcaGCGGGTGCCCGCGCCGGCAGCTCCGTGACGCCTgcgctgtccccaggtgccaagGAATATGTGTTCCCGCGGAGGGAGAGGTTCCCGGTGTTCTTCCACCAGGAAAACACCTCCTCCATCTACGTCGGGGGCGAGGGGAGGCTCTACTACTACGACTTTGCAACCCGCGAGAACTACACGGTGAGGAGGCTCTGCTGACGGGTTCGGCCTCAAAACCCCGTAAAAGGTGTCCGGGATCCATCTCCCGGCCCACATTCCAGGCCTGGATGAGCCTGGTCGCTGCCCAGCcggctccatccctccaggaagcaaaattcctctcctcctctcctctcctctcctctcctctcctctcctctcctctcctctcctctcctctcctctcctctcctcgggTGGGTCCTTTCCCGCCTGTGACCCCCTCGGAGCTCCTCGCTGCCCCGCAGGGAGGATGTTTCCAGCCGGGAATCCTTTCGGAAGTGTGAGCGGTGATGCTCGGATTCTGTCCCTGGGATCCAGCCCGACCTTCCCGAGGGATTTCGGGCGCCGAGGGTGGGGGACaaggtcacctggagcaggaatgggagCGTCTCCCTCTCTTTTATCCCAGGAAGAGTTCCCGGTGAAAAATGAGGGCCTGTGCGTGACGTCTGGGAATTTGGTAGGTGCCACCCGTGAGGGAAGAGCGGGATGGGGAGGATTTGGGTTGAAGGAGGGAATAGCGGGATGGGGAGGATTTGGGTTGACGGAGGGAAGAGCGGGGTGGGGAGGATTTGGGTTGACGGAGGGAAGAGCGGGATGGGGAGGATTTGGGTTGAAGGAGGGAATAACGGGATGGGGAGGATTTGGGTTGAAGGAAGGAAGAGCGGGATGGGGAGGATTTGGGTTGAAGGAGGGAAtagtgggatggggaggatttGGGTTGAAGAAGGGAATAGCGGGATGGGGAGGATTTGGGTTGAAGAAGGGAATAGCGGGGTGGGGAGGATTTGGGTTGAAGGAGGGAATAGCGGGGTGGGGAGGATTTGGGTTGAAGGAGGGAATAGCGGGATGGGGAGGATTTGGGTTGAAGGAGGGAAtagtgggatggggaggatttGGTTTGAAGGAGGGGGTAGCGGGATGGGGAGGATTTGGGTTGAAGGAGGGAAGAGCGGGATGGGGAGGATTTGGGTTGAAGGAGGGAATAGCGGGATGGGGAGGATTTGGGTTGAAGGAGGGAATAGCGGGATGGGGAGGATTTGGGTTGAAGGAGCTGCGCATGCTCCTCACAAGCTCAATCTGGATGAGGAGACCTGGGAAAATCCATGAGAAATCTGGGGAGCTGTGTGGTGCTGGGGACTCTGTGCCATTCCCAGGCTCCTCTTCCCCCCGGCAGGAGGACAGCCGGAATTACCTGACCCTGGTGGAGCAGTACGGGGACGGGCTCTTGGTGTGCGGGACCGGCGCCTGCGCTCCCACCTGCTGGAATGTGGTACGGATCCTTCCCCCATCCTGGGCAGGGAAAACCCGGCCTGATCCCACTCAGGATCCCTTTCTGTCCTTCCCCAGACGAAGAGGAAAGAGAGCCCGccctgggatgggagagggatCGCTCCATTCACTCCTGACTCCAACACCCTCGTCGTCGTCGATGGTAGGCGGgatgttttcccattttcctgctttccagtgGTTTTGTTGTGCTCAAAGCCTCCCTGGGACAAGCAGGAACCCCCTGAGgctgctgtcccctgctctgGGTGGCCTTGGCTCTCCTCATTTAGTCCCCATGGAAATGCACATCCCTTTGGGACAGAGGTTGGAGATTCCCACCGGGGCGTGGGATGGGGGCTCTGTGTGGGAGGAacattgggaatcaggaatgcTTTGGGTCGGGAGGGACCTGAATCAGGAATTCTTTGGGTCGGGAGGGACCTCGGAAGGAGGAGCCTGCAGTGATCCCACTGCTCCAGGCCTGTGGGGGGGACAGGTGAGGATCCTTCCCCAGAATCTGCCCCCACCACCCTTCAGGGATTGGGTGTCAGGACTGAGATCCCTGCTCCATATCCACCACCCCTGTGACGCCCAGGGAGCCCTGGCTGCTTTCactgctcctcctctcctcaatccctgctgtcccacaggCCAGGACATCTACTCCACCATCAAGAAGAGCCAGCAGAACGGGAAGATCCCTCGGTTCCGTCGCGTGAGGGGCGGGGGAGAGCTCTACACCAGCGACACGGTGATGCAGAGTGAGTGGGGACattccctgctggggacattccctgctggggacattccctgctggggacattcccggctgggctctgccacccCACGGCTGGCAGGGGGCAGGGGAAGCTCCAGAGTTTCTTGCGGGGGCTGATCGGGTGCCCTCAGGAGCTGTCTGCTCCCCCCTGCCGCCGCCTCGCTGCTGTCCCAGACCAGCACAGAGGTGACATCCCCGTCCTGGGGGATGGGGCGATGAGGCCGGCTGGGAAATGAGTCCCTCCTGCGGGGTGGAAGGAAACGGGGTTGTGCAAAATGCCCGGCAGCTGCCCCGCGGCGTTGGGCAACTTCCAGTGCTGGCAGAGGCTCTGGGCAAACCCCAGGCAGggccagagctggggcagggacacgctggggacacggggagaggaccctgccccgctcccctgGGTTCGTGGTGACTTCCCGGGGGGAAATGGGGGATTACTGGGCTAAAAAACGGAATTAGAATGACACCGGGAtaaaagagggagagggaaacaTGAGAGTCCCAGAACTGCCAGGCTCATCCCTGGACATTCCCTGCCATGGAAACACCAGAGCTCTGATCCCTGGACATTCCCTGTCATGGAAACATCAGAGCTCTGATCCCTGGACATTCCCTGCCATGGAAACACCAGAGCTCTGATCCCTGGGACATTCCCTGCCAAACACCAGAGCTCTGATCCCTGGGACATTCCCTGCCATGGAAACACCAGAGCTCTGATCCCTGGGACATTCCCTGTCATGGAAACACCAGAGCTCTGATCCCTGGGACATTCCCTGCCATGGAAACACCAGAGCTCTGATCCCTGGGACATTCCCTGCCATGGAAACACCGGAGCTCTGATCCCTGGGACATTCCCTGTCAAACACCAGAGCTCTGATCCTGGGACATTCCCTGCCATGGAAACACCAGAGCTCTGATCCCTGGGACATTCCCTCTCAAACACCAGAGCTCTGATCCCTGGGACATTCCCTGCCAAACACCAGAGCTCTGATCCCTGGGACATTCCCTGCCATGGAAACACCAGAGCTCTGATCCCTGGGACATTCCCTGTCATGGAAACACTAGAGTTCTGATCCCTGGGACATTCCCTGCCATGGAAACACCAGAGCTCTGATCCCTGGACATTCCCTGCCAAACACCAGAGCTCTGATCCCTGGGACATTCCCTGCCAAACACCAGAGCTCTGATCCGTGGGACATTCCCTGTCAAACACCAGAGCTCTGATCCCTGGGACATTCCCTGCCAAACACCAGAGCTCTGATCCCTGGGACATTCCCTGTCATGGAAACACCAGAGCTCTGATCCTGGGACATTCCCTGCCATGGAAACAGCAGCTAGGGATGCTCAGAGGAGGCACCCAGGGATGCCCCTCATGGCAAGGGTGTACTAATAGGAATGGCGTTACGGGGTTTTCCCAACAAACAGTGTGGATTTCTCCTCCTGAGGGATCCTTCCTTCCCACCACAGCTCCCGGAGCCAGGAGGAGCTCGGGTTTCCGTGGCTGCCGAGGCTTCCCCGGGCTCCAGGGAGCCGTTCCCTGCAGGGAATGAGGCCATGGAGCCGGGCAGGAGGCGCTGGGAGGGTGGCAGGGGGCGCCTGGGCTGGGCGCTGTCCTTTCCCCGCGGCACAGCCGTGTCccgttccctgccctgtccccaccGGTGGCTTCCGGGATGAAACCGGGTCCGAGTTCTGTCCCTCCCCTCTGCAGACCCTCAGTTTGTCAAGGCCACCACGCTGAGGCACGAGGAGCCTCACCAGGACAAGATTTATTACTTCTTCCGCGAGGACAACCCGGACAAGAGCCCCGAGGCGCCCCGCAACATCTCGCGGGTGGCCCAGCTGTGCAAGGTACCTGGGGACGGGGTGGGACAGCGccgaggggacaggggacacgcGCGGCACAGCCACCTCCCACGGCAGGGGACAGAATTCCCTGCTCCGTCTCGCCGGGATggccggagcggggccgtgGCATCGTCAGGacggggattttggggtgctcGCCGCCAGCCCCTGAccccgctgtccctgtccccccaggAGGACAAGGGAGGAACCAGCTCCCTCTCGGCCTCCAAGTGGACCACGTTCCTCAAGGCCACCCTCATCTGCGTGGACCCCGTCACCAAGGGCAACTTCAACTGGCTGCAGGACGTCTTCTTCGTCCCCGCGGACGACTGGCGCCGCTCCAAGGTCTACGGGCTCTTCACCAACACCTGGTGAGGGGCCCCGGCCCAATCCCTTCCTTCcagccctccttcccctctggggAACAGCCGGAGCCGGGCGTGGCCGGTGTGCCCCTGAGCCTCCCGTTGTCCCCTCAGGGGAAGCTCCGCTGTCTGCGTCTACTCCTTCGGGGACATCGACAGCGTGTTCCGGACATCGCGGCTCAAGGGCTACAGCGGCCCCGCGCCCGAGGTCAAACCcggccaggtgagggaggggcCCCGAGGGACCCCGGGGAGGGGACGCGGGACGGGCTGAGCCCTGGGAACGAGGGGAGTCTGGACAAGCTCCCATCCCTTCACGGGAAGCGCGGGGAGAGAGGATTTTAGGGGCTCCTGGCGCGGGCAGAACTGTCCCCTTGCCCCGCCATCCTCAGCGCGCCTTCCGTCGCCGTTTGTCACCTTCTGTCGCCCCCGCCCGCAGTGCGTCCCCTCCGGGCAGCACACGCCGAGCGAGACCTTCAAGATCGCCGACAGCCACCCCGAGGTGGAGGAGCGTGTGGAGCCGCTGCCGCCCTCCCGGAGCCCCCTGTTCCACAACAAGCACCGCTACCAGAAAATCGGCGTGCACGAGGTGGCCGCGGGCGACGGGCAGCGCTACAACGTCCTCTACCTGGCCACAGGTGCGGGGGACACACCCGAGGGGACCTTCCCCGCCCCAGGGGCCGCGTTCCCAGCCTGGCACATGCTCGGCGGGCAGGAGCGAGCTGCCGCGATCCGGCAACAGCTGAGGGCTGCCAGCCCGGCTGCGCGGGCACGGCCGGGCTCCGGACACCGCCCCAGGCACGGGGGAGAGGGCAGCGGCGCTCCCCGGGTCCGGGGTTTGGGGATGCGGGGCGGGAATCCTGCCCGAAGGAGCAGCTCCGTCGTTTTCCGGCGCTTCCCGAGCTGTGCTGGTCCCTGGGAATCGCTCCCTGGTGGGACCCGCAGGGATTTCAGTTCTCGGTCCGTGATTAGGAGTGCGCGGGCGGCTCTCGGTGGGTGGCTGCGGTTGGACTGGGGCCCCCGAGTGCTGGGTTCTGGATTTTCCACTTAGAAACGGAGAAACGGAGAGAAATGGAGAAACGGAGAGAAATTGAGACATAGAGAGAAATTGAGACatagagaaacagaaacagaaaggaacagagaaacagaattaaacagaaacagaaacagagacCGAGCAATAGAGATTTTCCAGGGCCCTGGGTTTCAGCGCAGCCAGGGCCCTGCAGGGTCCCCCTGGGAAGCCGGATCCTatgggaagggctgtgggatggacaCGGAGCCCCCTGGGGGGTCCCGACCCCTGCACGGGCTGGGCTTCTCCTCCCCCTGGCTGAGGGGGCAGAAGTTTGGGAAGGGGGGACCACGAGGATTCCAGTTCCCTCGggatgctgctcctgccctctctgGGTGTCAGGTCCCCTCCTGGCACCGTCCCCTCCTCTCAGGGCTGtcccctctctcttcccagACAAGGGGTCCATCCACAAGGTGGTGGAGCTGCCAGACGGGGTGCAGAACATCATGGAGATCCAGGTGTTCCCCAACAAGGATCCCATCCTGTCCATGATCCTGGACCACGCCAGGGTGGGTTCCTGCCCCGGGGGCAGGAGAACGGGGTTGGGGATGGGTCAGTGCCAGCCCCGGGGTCTGGGAGTGAAATCATGGAGTTACccgggttgggagggacctttaaCGATCACCCAGCCCCAcgccatggcagggacatcttccaccatcccagggtgctccgaGTCCACCCTGCTCTTGGACACTGCCGGGGATCCAGGGGcggccacagctgctctgggaatttcatccctccccaccctcccagggaacaattcctgcccaatatcccatccatccctgccctctggcagtgggagccattccctgtgtcctgtccccccagcccttgtcccagtccctctccagctctcctggagcccctcaggccctgccaggggctctgagctctccctggagttTCTCCtgtccaggtgagcacccccagctctcccagcctggctccagaggggctccaccctgggagcagctcctcccagcagctccaggtgcttcctgcccttccctgggccGCGGGGTGActgctccctgtgctctccTCCCGCAGGCCGTGCTCTACGTGGGCTCCAGCAGCCGCGTCCTGGAGCTGCCCATGGACATGTGCGGGGCCTACCGCAACAACTGCCACAGCTGCGTGCTGGCCAGGGACCCCTACTGCGGCTGGGCCAACGGCTCCTGCCTCTCGCTGGCGCTCGCGCGGTGCGTGGGGGCCCTTCCCACCCCCGATCCCACCGCACAGACGCCCACACCCTCAGCATTCCCCTCCTGGGGCGCGGGCGAGCCTGCGTTTGGGGTGGCTGCGCTGTCCCCACGAGTTTGGGGTGCTCTGTGTGGGTCCATCCCTCTCTTGAAGGGTTTTGGGCACCCAACCCCTGTCCCTGAAAGTTTGGGGTGCTGTTCACAGATCCATCTCTTCCTTGAAGGGTTTTGGGCACCCAACCCCTCTCCCTGAAAGTTTGTGGTGCTCTGCATGGATCCATCCCTCCCTTTTAAGGGTTTTGGGCATCCAATCCCTCTCCTTGAAAGTTTGGGGTGCTGTTCACAgatccatcccttccctgaAGGTTTTTGCACACCCAACCCCTCTCCCCAAATTTTGGGGTGCTGTTCACAGATCCATCCCTCTCTTGAAGGGTTTTGGGCACCCAGTCCCTCTCCCTGAAAGTTTGGGGTGCTGTTCACAGATCCATTCCTCCTTTTTAAGGTTTTTGGGCACCCAACCCCTGTCCCTGAAAGGTTGGGGTGCTCTGTGCAGATGCATCCCTTCCCTGAAGGGTTTTGCAcacccagcccctctccccaaAGGTTTGCGGTGCTCTGCATGGATCCATCCCTCTCTTGAAGGGTTTTGGGCACCCAAACCCTCTCCCCAAAGTTTTGGGGTGCTGTTCACAGATCCATCTCTTCCTTGAAGGGTTTTGGGCGCCCAACccctctccttgctgctgggTCTCACGTTGGTCGTGTCCAGCcttctggagctgggctgggagggggacATTCCCGCtcctcccgctcctcccgcTGACACGGGGGATTCCCGTCGCTGAAACGCCGCTTCCCGGAGTTCTGTTGGTGCTCATTCCCGTTCCCATCTCCCAGGGAGGGGCTCCAGAGCCTGAACTTGGACTCGTGGCGAGGAAACTGCCAGAGGGGCGATGTCAAGGAAGGTAGGTGGAGATGATGTGGTTGGGGAAGGGATTGCTGGGTTCTCCAGGCTTTGGGTGGGTTTGGGTGGATTTGGATGGATTTGGgtgggtttgggtgggtttggatggtgggaggtgtcgCTGGGGAACCGGAATCAATGCACCGGGCTGGAATTAGCGGAAATCTTTTTTCTGAGCTGGGTGGGAAGGATTAAACCAGGAGAAAAGTGCTGTGGGCTGCTGTCGTCACGTGGATCTGTGACATCGTGGCGTGGTCGGAGTTGGAGAGGACCTTAGAGCTCCTCCAGTTGCacccctcctggcacagccacgATCCCACCCCAATCCATGGCCCCTGGATATCCGCTGTGGGTCTGACACCGGCTAAGCGCCAGTGCAGCCACGAAAAAACATTCACTCATTCTCCTCTGCTGTAgtggagcagaggagggggaaagaaaaagaaacgaAAAGGTTCATGGGGTGAGATGAGGATCAGGAGAAAACTCTCCAAGGGATACACAGGCTGAAAACTTTCACAGgtataaaagaaaattcatggACAGaattaaaagagaataaaataacaCCTTTAGAACACCTTTCCCCCCAGGCCCCAATGACAGCGCGGGGAGACAAAACACGGGGAGTTTGGTCGGTTTGTCACTTGGAAACATCCTCCCCCAGCCCGTAGGGAGAAGAGTCTCTTTGGCTGTGCCACGGGGCCCTTCCCACGGGACACAGCTCCCTGTCAACTTCCCCTGCGTGGGTCTCATTCCCGGGAGCA
This region of Hirundo rustica isolate bHirRus1 chromosome 13, bHirRus1.pri.v3, whole genome shotgun sequence genomic DNA includes:
- the SEMA7A gene encoding semaphorin-7A — translated: MGIRRSPVALLAALWLGQLGAWAAGRPKVNPRIVAAPQGAKEYVFPRRERFPVFFHQENTSSIYVGGEGRLYYYDFATRENYTEEFPVKNEGLCVTSGNLEDSRNYLTLVEQYGDGLLVCGTGACAPTCWNVTKRKESPPWDGRGIAPFTPDSNTLVVVDGQDIYSTIKKSQQNGKIPRFRRVRGGGELYTSDTVMQNPQFVKATTLRHEEPHQDKIYYFFREDNPDKSPEAPRNISRVAQLCKEDKGGTSSLSASKWTTFLKATLICVDPVTKGNFNWLQDVFFVPADDWRRSKVYGLFTNTWGSSAVCVYSFGDIDSVFRTSRLKGYSGPAPEVKPGQCVPSGQHTPSETFKIADSHPEVEERVEPLPPSRSPLFHNKHRYQKIGVHEVAAGDGQRYNVLYLATDKGSIHKVVELPDGVQNIMEIQVFPNKDPILSMILDHARAVLYVGSSSRVLELPMDMCGAYRNNCHSCVLARDPYCGWANGSCLSLALAREGLQSLNLDSWRGNCQRGDVKEGDFRNISVMPFSRYYLNCSIESHYATYNWYHEDVLIKSCNTSHPQRDCFHFIPSVRREHYGHYVCVSEEDGFRQALVKERLLDRLRFQWQHGRAAATPPSWLPLLLALALAQLFH